The genomic window AAAAATTGGGACAAAGGTGAAAAGCATTCGTCTCGTTGAAGGAGATCACAATATTGACTGTAAAATCGATGGCTTTGGTGCAATGAAATTAAAGTCAGAGTTCGTTAAAAAAGCATAATAATTATAAAAAGAGTCGAGGAAATGAAGAGCCCCAACTAAGGAAACGATGTTGGGATACTATTCAAAACCGACTCTTTTTTTATTTTTTCAGCCTACGCAACATAATAGCAAAAGCAGCGCCGATTAGTGCAAATATAGTATGTAAAATAGCGATGTAGCTAGCTCCAATCAACAGTGTCCCAATTTCCGTAAAGGAATAGTTAGTGACGTAGAGTGGATTATTAATATTATGGATGATGGCCCATACGAAAACAGGTACAAAGCTAATAGCAAAAACAATCCAAATGTTTTTGTAAAAGAAGTAAGTAAGACAGCCAAAAATTGCGTATGATACAACAAAGCTTTTATGATTGCCTAGTAAGGATGAGTTAATGGCAAACATAAAGGACAGTACGATAAAAACAAGATGGAAAAATGTTACCGTTCTTTTCATCGGTAAATGATGCTCGCGTGATTGCTCTGAAGTAGCGAGCTGATGACAATGCTCACAATTAGCTAAATGTTGTTCGATATATTCTACAGTATGTGCTTGGAGCGTTTGATTTTTATACAAAGGTAATAAATCTTCTACAATTGAACAATCCTGTGCCAAAGGCTTCCCTCCAATCGATCTCTTACCATTATACGACTTTTTTTGAGAAAATAAAAAAAGCCTTCCGTGAGTTAATTCGTCGGAAAACTTGTACATGCACCATATTAATTTGATGTTAATACTTCATTTGTCAAAGCTTGAATATCAATATGTGTTTTTTCCTTCACAGCATCCTTCAAAATCTCAGTACGGAAATAGTGAACCGAAGCTTCGAGGGGGATCACTAAAAGTTTGGTAAGAGCTGTTTGATACATATAGACAAATTCTTTGTCGGTGTTTCCGCGTTTTAATTCAGCAAAGGCTTCATAAAATTGGTCAAGCTTATCAGCAAATTCAAGTAGACGAC from Lysinibacillus sp. G4S2 includes these protein-coding regions:
- a CDS encoding zf-HC2 domain-containing protein → MAQDCSIVEDLLPLYKNQTLQAHTVEYIEQHLANCEHCHQLATSEQSREHHLPMKRTVTFFHLVFIVLSFMFAINSSLLGNHKSFVVSYAIFGCLTYFFYKNIWIVFAISFVPVFVWAIIHNINNPLYVTNYSFTEIGTLLIGASYIAILHTIFALIGAAFAIMLRRLKK